The following are encoded in a window of Bacillus sp. SORGH_AS_0510 genomic DNA:
- the hisG gene encoding ATP phosphoribosyltransferase: MSNILTIAMPKGRIFEEAVELLRKANYQLPPEFDDSRKLIIDVEEEGLRFILAKPMDVATYVEHGVADVGIAGKDVLLEEERDVYELLDLKISYCYLAVAGLPNTKMNDVAPRVATKYPNVAEAYFREQGEQVEIIKLNGSIELAPIIGLSDRIVDIVSTGRTLKENGLVEYERIGDVTSRLIVNPVSYRIHDARIDELVSRLAVVVSQGGM; encoded by the coding sequence ATGAGTAACATATTAACAATTGCAATGCCAAAAGGGCGGATTTTTGAAGAGGCAGTTGAATTGCTCCGGAAAGCAAATTATCAGTTGCCACCAGAGTTTGATGATTCTCGAAAACTAATTATAGATGTGGAAGAGGAAGGGTTACGCTTCATACTAGCCAAGCCAATGGATGTGGCTACCTATGTGGAGCATGGCGTGGCTGATGTAGGAATCGCCGGAAAGGATGTTTTGCTAGAAGAGGAGCGCGATGTGTATGAGCTCCTTGATTTAAAAATAAGCTACTGCTACTTGGCAGTTGCCGGCCTTCCAAACACTAAAATGAATGATGTCGCTCCACGAGTGGCGACTAAATATCCGAATGTAGCAGAAGCCTATTTCCGCGAGCAAGGGGAACAGGTCGAAATCATTAAGTTAAACGGTTCGATCGAGCTTGCACCAATCATTGGCTTATCCGACCGAATTGTGGATATCGTTTCAACAGGACGTACCCTGAAGGAAAATGGGTTGGTGGAATATGAACGAATCGGTGATGTGACATCAAGGTTAATTGTGAACCCTGTCAGCTACCGCATCCATGACGCTCGGATTGATGAACTAGTGAGCCGGTTGGCTGTAGTGGTTTCGCAGGGGGGAATGTGA
- the hisD gene encoding histidinol dehydrogenase: protein MKIVKVSDEVSIKRSIEAGTAEQVAIVKGIIQEIRTRGDEALREYTEKFDRVNLSSFSVTEGELEAAYQKVDEDFVAIVREAAENIRAFHEKQLRPSWMTTEENGTILGQKITPLDSVGVYVPGGTAAYPSSVLMNVIPAKVAGVKRIVMVSPPDSEGNLPAAVLVAAKEAGVEEIYKVGGAQAIAALAYGTESIASVDKITGPGNIFVALAKREVFGDVDIDMIAGPSEIAILADETARADEVAADLLSQAEHDPRACSVLVTPSMRLAEEVAQEVEKQLVVLPRQEIAARSIADYGVIYVAADLDEAVETVNQLAPEHLEIMTENAIELLGKIRHAGAIFIGRYSSEPVGDYFAGPNHVLPTNGTARFSSPLNVDDFQKKSSVIVYSKKALTDNAVKIAKFARMEGLEAHARAVEIRLENDNK from the coding sequence ATGAAAATAGTAAAAGTATCAGACGAGGTTTCGATTAAACGCTCAATCGAAGCGGGTACCGCTGAGCAGGTAGCCATCGTTAAGGGGATTATTCAGGAGATTCGTACACGTGGTGATGAAGCGCTAAGAGAGTATACGGAGAAATTCGATCGAGTGAACCTGTCTTCTTTTTCTGTCACCGAAGGGGAATTGGAAGCGGCTTATCAAAAGGTCGATGAAGACTTTGTCGCTATTGTTCGGGAGGCGGCGGAAAATATTCGTGCCTTCCATGAAAAGCAGCTTCGTCCATCGTGGATGACGACGGAGGAGAATGGAACAATACTTGGTCAAAAAATAACCCCGCTTGATTCCGTGGGTGTGTATGTTCCAGGAGGCACAGCAGCCTATCCGTCATCGGTGCTGATGAACGTGATTCCAGCGAAGGTGGCTGGGGTAAAGCGGATTGTGATGGTGTCTCCGCCGGATAGCGAGGGGAATTTGCCAGCCGCGGTGTTGGTTGCTGCGAAAGAAGCGGGCGTTGAAGAAATTTATAAAGTAGGCGGTGCCCAAGCGATTGCTGCTCTTGCTTATGGAACAGAGTCGATTGCATCCGTTGATAAAATTACAGGCCCCGGGAATATTTTTGTGGCGCTGGCTAAACGCGAAGTCTTCGGGGATGTCGATATCGATATGATTGCCGGTCCGAGTGAAATTGCTATTTTAGCAGATGAAACAGCCCGGGCCGATGAGGTGGCGGCGGATTTGTTATCACAGGCAGAACATGATCCACGTGCCTGCAGTGTGTTGGTTACCCCGTCTATGAGATTGGCGGAAGAGGTAGCGCAAGAGGTGGAGAAACAGCTTGTTGTGTTGCCGCGTCAAGAAATAGCGGCCCGTTCGATTGCGGATTATGGTGTGATTTATGTAGCGGCTGATTTGGATGAAGCGGTCGAGACGGTTAACCAGTTAGCGCCAGAGCATTTGGAGATTATGACGGAAAATGCGATAGAGCTTCTTGGAAAAATTCGTCACGCAGGGGCAATTTTTATCGGGCGGTATAGCTCAGAGCCGGTGGGTGATTATTTTGCCGGACCAAACCATGTGCTACCGACAAACGGAACGGCGCGCTTCTCAAGTCCGCTGAATGTCGATGATTTTCAAAAGAAATCGAGCGTGATTGTCTATAGCAAGAAGGCATTAACTGATAATGCAGTGAAGATTGCGAAGTTTGCAAGAATGGAAGGGCTAGAGGCACACGCCCGGGCCGTGGAAATTCGATTGGAAAATGATAATAAATAG
- the hisB gene encoding imidazoleglycerol-phosphate dehydratase HisB, translating to MERVANIRRNTNETKIQLSLAVDGEGQSNLETGVPFLSHMLDLFTKHGQFNLTVNANGDTEVDDHHTTEDIGICLGQALREALGDKRGIKRYGNAFVPMDEALAQVVVDLSNRPHLEMRAEFPGQKVGTFDTELVHEFLWKLALEARMNLHVIVHYGKNTHHMIEAVFKALGRALDEATTIDPRIKGIPSTKGML from the coding sequence ATGGAACGAGTGGCGAATATTAGACGGAACACGAACGAGACAAAAATCCAACTATCATTAGCAGTGGATGGGGAAGGACAATCCAATTTGGAAACAGGTGTCCCATTCCTCAGTCACATGCTTGATTTATTCACCAAACACGGGCAATTCAATCTGACTGTAAATGCCAACGGAGATACAGAGGTGGACGATCACCACACAACAGAAGATATCGGTATCTGCTTAGGGCAGGCTTTACGAGAAGCCCTTGGCGACAAACGCGGCATCAAACGCTACGGAAATGCTTTCGTTCCAATGGACGAAGCGTTAGCTCAAGTAGTTGTTGACCTCAGCAATCGTCCGCACCTTGAAATGCGCGCAGAGTTTCCAGGTCAGAAGGTGGGAACATTTGATACGGAACTTGTCCATGAATTTCTTTGGAAACTAGCCCTAGAGGCAAGAATGAACCTCCACGTGATTGTTCACTATGGAAAAAACACCCACCACATGATTGAAGCAGTCTTTAAAGCACTAGGCCGAGCTCTAGACGAAGCAACCACCATCGACCCACGCATCAAAGGCATTCCATCCACAAAAGGGATGCTATAA
- the hisH gene encoding imidazole glycerol phosphate synthase subunit HisH yields the protein MIGIVDYGMGNLFSVSKALERLGAEYFISADHKELLSADGLLIPGVGSFRDAMERLPVNTIKEYTATGKPVLGICLGMQLLFESSEENGVTQGLGLLPGSVRRFPGQTAEGESYKVPHMGWNKLEFVKDSPLTTNLEEDYVYFVHSYYVDAKNSEVLIAKAEYHEQVSAVVGKDNVMGMQFHPEKSSKLGMALLNNFLQMVEERKAIR from the coding sequence ATGATTGGGATTGTTGATTATGGCATGGGGAATTTGTTTAGTGTGAGTAAGGCATTGGAACGGCTAGGCGCCGAGTATTTTATTTCGGCTGATCACAAGGAATTGCTTAGTGCAGATGGACTGCTTATCCCTGGCGTTGGTTCCTTCCGTGATGCCATGGAACGTCTTCCGGTAAACACCATTAAGGAATATACGGCAACAGGTAAGCCTGTGCTCGGCATTTGTCTGGGCATGCAGCTGCTTTTCGAAAGCAGTGAAGAAAATGGGGTAACACAAGGATTAGGATTGTTACCTGGCAGTGTTCGCCGCTTCCCAGGGCAAACAGCAGAAGGTGAATCTTATAAAGTACCTCACATGGGCTGGAACAAGCTTGAATTCGTAAAAGACTCTCCCCTCACGACAAACCTGGAAGAGGATTATGTGTATTTCGTTCATTCTTATTACGTAGATGCCAAAAATTCTGAAGTGTTGATCGCCAAAGCCGAGTATCACGAACAGGTGTCAGCAGTAGTAGGCAAGGACAATGTTATGGGGATGCAATTTCATCCTGAAAAAAGCAGCAAGCTGGGTATGGCCCTTCTAAATAATTTTTTACAAATGGTGGAGGAAAGGAAGGCAATTCGATGA
- the hisA gene encoding 1-(5-phosphoribosyl)-5-[(5-phosphoribosylamino)methylideneamino]imidazole-4-carboxamide isomerase, with protein sequence MSFIIYPAIDMRGGNCVRLLQGDYDKETIYGDSPFDMARSFAANGAEWIHMVDLDGAKDGKRVNDRFVIEAAQKLNVKIQIGGGIRSEEDILHYLNNGVDRVIIGSIAVSNPEFAMDMIKKYGGKIAIGIDAKNGYVATHGWLDTSELRAIDLGKRFADAGADTFIFTDIATDGTLSGPNIEAVCQMAEVTGKNVIASGGVSSLEDLKALASEKGISGAIVGKALYENRFTLEEALGTAKA encoded by the coding sequence ATGAGTTTCATAATTTATCCAGCCATTGATATGCGAGGAGGAAATTGCGTACGGCTGCTTCAAGGCGATTATGATAAGGAAACAATCTACGGGGACTCTCCGTTTGATATGGCAAGAAGCTTCGCTGCTAACGGGGCGGAGTGGATTCACATGGTCGACCTGGACGGCGCAAAGGACGGCAAGCGTGTCAATGACCGTTTTGTCATTGAGGCCGCCCAAAAGCTGAACGTAAAAATCCAAATTGGCGGTGGCATTCGTTCAGAGGAAGATATCCTGCATTATCTCAATAATGGCGTGGATCGGGTGATCATCGGGAGTATTGCCGTTTCGAACCCGGAATTCGCTATGGACATGATTAAGAAGTACGGTGGAAAAATTGCCATCGGCATCGATGCGAAAAATGGGTATGTCGCCACACATGGGTGGCTGGATACATCGGAGCTTCGTGCAATAGATCTTGGCAAACGCTTTGCGGATGCAGGGGCAGATACCTTTATTTTTACAGACATTGCAACCGACGGTACACTTTCTGGACCCAATATTGAGGCGGTTTGCCAGATGGCTGAAGTAACTGGAAAAAATGTCATTGCATCCGGTGGAGTAAGCAGTTTAGAGGATTTAAAGGCGTTAGCTTCTGAAAAAGGCATCAGCGGGGCGATTGTTGGAAAGGCCCTCTATGAAAATCGTTTTACACTAGAGGAAGCATTAGGAACAGCCAAAGCTTAA